A genomic region of Vitis vinifera cultivar Pinot Noir 40024 chromosome 7, ASM3070453v1 contains the following coding sequences:
- the LOC100264215 gene encoding uncharacterized protein LOC100264215, translating to MDKRLRSSLQASPESFLSSATKLGLRSAKASLKSLIHGITPSSPLSSSLPPSLHNSISHSIASFQNLRDSGKSPPSPPTKRRRRSSRQAKTRDEEVEENHESGVLQDLQVLSHIALLCVSHPKNTFSPADLLPAVQVLHDNLILFESDSVLLSEIANLCEEWWKDGLVGRETLISQSLPFLLSRSLTLKKKVDVHRVYMLREAFALFDFEDESIEDLKLLMIRCVITPLYLKTEDGRKFVAFMFGLSRQLVKEALAMIRSQIPFGRKSMLETYGDIVFQAWKHVEGESRNEIENGFLQGLIEGAIHANSGALAASIRRVLGGFINQRTTNGVEKLLFRLTEPVIFRSLQVANSNVRLNSLHLLLDSFPLEDPDATKETKDTMLDKQFFLLERLLSDDCPEIRVVAVEGSCRILHLFWEIIPSSTITKMITKIFDDMSSDKCNEVRLSTLNGIMYLLGNPQSHEILKVLLPRLGHLILDPALSVRVAIADLLLLLRDIRTFQFHKVVGLDVLLSTLADDQPPVAQKITKLLIPSYFPSKVTPEEACKRCVTLIKRSPKAGARLCEFALSEGASMKSLLELVKVFISLVLSPKKLQGDQIESLLVGAAYLCNNLVTEPLYITALKELFSGGKLKRLFTAAETGPAQSSVVNIISSISPDDAAEFVEECMGLVTDCSGLSENTERQEEVRSVHKLMLSCDWFDDMFDVLTRLLQKAAYGCHTKFGTEMPKQCVPSVKRKKTKSSFKISAKEKHVSGKKLPNMSTSIFEEAYPNAVGVAWQIIDLIKSEGTRIATLRSKTLESAFFALKVISEVSIVHCMNYEHMDTTPILAYSSLALHLTLQNISSMGAKNEGFHFSRSSSLETVLEQTMYHLFSCIEKLFQAGDAGKSSKLPSERKKDHKKAANSCRQKLREPQTDPCSTSDGGTTFSEPKRISNVMKMLTAVLKFIVDAATMRLVSNDGRFLKFTTIYIQYTISIIRQHSQDQLQFNDDDLRGTFLCLKSSLTYTAKFLNLVLANTNEASTPPPEAYNLANYLLDLIISVESYLGSVYAVRLVTALKPWLPDLVLALGARHIMKQTSEEGTQFTESEQSELQLPSWTSILAKIELDELANISPNEEAERVSEPGKLSSFKKLIGMMTLLLRGNSSILDAVGKIFMTASAVALEREDFGLLLGLLHFVCVKLVGHEHRGWQGLDMMLASLEGIYPEIERQVEEPSGNEHGKQKLQKARALLEPIWINYTCESEGPSMMEE from the exons ATGGACAAGAGGCTTCGATCCTCTCTCCAAGCGTCGCCGGAGTCCTTCCTCTCCTCTGCTACAAAGCTAGGGTTGAGGTCAGCAAAAGCCTCTCTCAAGAGCTTAATTCATGGCATCACCCCCTCCTCAcctctctcttcttctctccctccctctctccaTAACTCCATTTCTCACTCCATCGCTTCCTTTCAGAACCTTCGAGACTCCGGAAAGTCTCCTCCCTCGCCGCCGACAAAGCGTCGCCGGAGATCTTCTAGGCAGGCTAAGACTAGGGACGAAGAAGTCGAAGAAAATCACGAATCTGGAGTACTTCAAGATCTTCAGGTTCTTTCGCACATCGCGCTTTTATGCGTTTCGCACCCCAAGAACACGTTTTCTCCGGCGGACTTGTTGCCGGCAGTCCAGGTGTTGCACGATAATTTGATTCTCTTTGAGTCGGATTCGGTTTTGTTGTCGGAGATTGCGAATTTGTGTGAGGAGTGGTGGAAGGACGGGTTGGTGGGGAGAGAGACTCTAATTTCACAATCTCTCCCGTTTTTGCTGTCAAGGTCGTTGACTCTGAAGAAGAAGGTTGATGTGCATAGAGTGTACATGCTGCGCGAGGCGTTTGCGCTGTTTGATTTTGAGGATGAGAGTATCGAGGATTTGAAGCTTTTGATGATAAGGTGTGTCATTACGCCCCTCTATCTGAAGACCGAGGATGGAAGGAAGTTCGTCGCCTTTATGTTCGGGTTAAGCCGTCAGCTTGTAAAAGAAGCATTGGCGATGATTCGATCTCAGATTCCGTTTGGGAGGAAGTCGATGTTGGAGACATATGGGGATATTGTTTTTCAGGCCTGGAAGCATGTTGAAGGGGAATCGCGGAATGAAATTGAGAATGGGTTTCTGCAGGGGTTGATTGAAGGCGCAATACATGCTAATTCTGGAGCATTGGCTGCCTCCATTAGGAGGGTTCTGGGAGGATTCATAAACCAAAGAACCACCAATGGGGtcgagaaacttctttttcgaCTGACTGAGCCTGTGATATTTCGGTCACTACAG GTTGCCAACTCAAATGTTCGGTTAAATTCATTGCATTTGCTTTTAGACTCATTCCCTCTCGAAGATCCTGATGCAACGAAAGAAACTAAAGATACAATGCTTGATAAACAGTTCTTTTTATTGGAGAGATTACTCTCAGATGATTGTCCAGAAATTAGAGTCGTTGCAGTTGAAGGATCCTGTCGCATCCTTCATTTGTTTTGGGAAATTATTCCTTCTTCAACCATTACAAAGATGATCACCAAAATTTTTGATGACATGTCGTCTGATAAATGCAATGAAGTCAGGCTTTCTACATTGAATGGTATTATGTATTTGCTTGGTAATCCCCAATCTCATGAAATTCTTAAAGTGCTTCTACCAAGACTGGGGCATCTGATTCTGGATCCTGCTCTTTCTGTAAGAGTTGCTATTGCTGATCTCCTTCTTCTTCTAAGGGATATCCGAACTTTCCAGTTTCATAAG GTCGTGGGCTTAGATGTATTATTATCAACACTTGCAGATGATCAGCCACCTGTTGCTCAGAAAATCACAAAACTTTTAATTCCATCATATTTTCCTTCCAAAGTGACTCCTGAAGAAGCATGCAAGCGCTGTGTCACACTTATAAAAAGGTCCCCCAAAGCTGGAGCACGGCTTTGTGAATTTGCTCTATCAGAAGGGGCATCTATGAAGTCTCTCTTGGAACTTGTCAAAGTTTTCATCAGTTTGGTCCTGTCACCGAAAAAGCTGCAGGGAGATCAGATTGAGAGTTTACTTGTTGGTGCTGCATACCTTTGCAACAACCTAGTGACTGAGCCATTGTACATAACTGCCCTTAAAGAGTTGTTTTCTGGTGGAAAACTGAAGCGCTTGTTTACTGCTGCGGAAACAGGGCCTGCTCAATCTTCTGTAGTCAACATTATTTCCTCCATCTCTCCTGATGATGCCGCTGAGTTTGTTGAAGAATGCATGGGCCTAGTCACAGATTGTAGTGGTTTATCTGAAAATACGGAAAGGCAAGAAGAAGTGAGGTCTGTCCACAAGCTAATGCTGTCTTGTGATTGGTTTGATGATATGTTTGATGTCCTAACAAGACTCTTGCAGAAAGCTGCCTATGGGTGCCATACCAAATTTGGCACTGAGATGCCAAAGCAATGTGTTCCTTCAGTGAAACGGAAGAAAACTAAGTCCTCTTTCAAAATTTCAGCTAAAGAGAAGCATGTTAGTGGAAAAAAATTGCCCAATATGTCCACATCCATATTTGAGGAGGCTTATCCAAATGCTGTAGGTGTAGCTTGGCAAATAATAGACTTGATTAAGTCTGAGGGCACTCGAATAGCTACATTAAGGTCTAAAACTCTAGAGTCAGCATTCTTCGCTTTAAAGGTCATTTCTGAAGTCAGCATTGTGCATTGTATGAATTATGAACATATGGATACAACTCCAATCTTGGCATATTCATCTCTTGCTCTGCATTTGACTCTTCAAAATATCAGCTCAATGGGTGCTAAGAATGAGGgatttcatttttcaagatCATCATCACTGGAG ACAGTTTTGGAGCAGACTATGTATCATCTATTCAGTTGTATAGAGAAACTATTTCAAGCAGGTGATGCAGGAAAGTCTTCAAAACTGCCATCAGAACGTAAGAAGGATCATAAGAAGGCGGCTAATTCTTGTCGGCAAAAGCTTAGAGAACCTCAAACAGATCCTTGTAGCACAAGTGATGGTG GAACCACTTTTTCTGAACCAAAAAGGATATCAAATGTGATGAAGATGCTCACTGCAGTGCTCAAGTTCATTGTTGATGCAGCTACAATGAGACTTGTTTCTAACGATGGAAGGTTCTTAAAGTTCACAACAATTTATATCCAATATACTATCTCCATTATAAGGCAACATTCTCAGGACCAATTGCAGTTCAATGACGATGATTTGAGGGGCACATTTCTCTGTCTGAAGAGCTCCTTAACCTACACAGCCAAGTTTCTCAATTTAGTCCTTGCAAATACCAATGAAGCTTCAACACCTCCACCAGAAGCTTACAATCTTGCCAACTACCTGCTTGATCTAATCATTTCAGTTGAATCATACTTGGGTTCTGTTTATGCAGTACGCCTTGTTACTGCTCTTAAGCCATGGCTACCTGATTTGGTTTTGGCATTAGGAGCTAGGCACATAATGAAACAAACTTCAGAAGAAGGAACACAATTCACTGAATCTGAACAGAGTGAACTCCAATTACCATCATGGACCTCAATCTTAGCGAAGATTGAGCTTGATGAGCTTGCTAATATCAGCCCAAATGAGGAGGCTGAAAGAGTTTCAGAACCAGGGAAACTTTCGTCCTTTAAGAAACTTATAGGAATGATGACTCTATTGCTGAGAGGAAACTCCAGTATATTAGATGCAGTGGGGAAGATTTTCATGACGGCTTCAGCTGTTGCACTGGAAAGAGAGGACTTCGGGTTGTTATTGGGACTCCTTCACTTTGTCTGTGTGAAATTAGTGGGACATGAACATAGAGGGTGGCAAGGACTTGATATGATGTTGGCGTCTCTGGAAGGCATCTATCCTGAAATTGAGAGACAAGTTGAGGAACCAAGCGGTAATGAACATGGAAAGCAGAAATTACAGAAAGCAAGGGCACTTCTGGAACCTATTTGGATCAATTATACTTGTGAATCCGAGGGACCCTCTATGATGGAAGAATAA
- the LOC100855250 gene encoding BTB/POZ and TAZ domain-containing protein 4, protein MGKADSISEGSPLLANGVPPVAPPLPGPATTSYRQKGLVKDGRCSCVNAAVRDLWDRLFDEACGADVTINTDNGGILYAHASILGMSSPVMKGMLKQTRGRGRWQSISIRGVPLDAVRVFIRFLYSSCYEQEDMDEFAVPLLVLSHVFVIPHLKRVCEHHLEHGLLTIDNVIDVFQLALLCDAPRLTLICHRMILKNFKAVANNEGWKAMKKSHPILEKEILESVTEADTRQKQRVRRLNEKKIYLELYEAMEALVHICRDGCRTIGPYDKILKEDQAPCKYEACKGLELLVRHFAGCKLRAPGGCTHCKRMWQLLELHSRLCADSDICRVPLCRNFKDRIKKQSKKDEMKWRILVRKILRAKGIGKAPFF, encoded by the exons ATGGGAAAGGCGGACAGCATCTCAGAGGGATCTCCTCTGCTTGCCAATGGAGTTCCCCCAGTGGCACCTCCATTACCAGGTCCTGCAACAACCAGTTATCGCCAAAAGGGGCTGGTGAAGGATGGAAGATGCAGCTGTGTCAATGCAGCAGTAAGGGATTTGTGGGATCGCCTCTTCGATGAAGCTTGCGGAGCAGATGTCACTATTAATACTGATAATGGTGGCATCCTCTATGCACATGCTAGCATTCTT GGAATGTCCTCTCCAGTGATGAAAGGCATGTTAAAGCAAACGAGAGGCCGTGGCCGCTGGCAATCGATCTCCATTCGTGGTGTTCCACTTGATGCAGTTCGGGTTTTCATTAGATTCTTGTATTCATCCTG CTATGAGCAAGAAGATATGGACGAATTTGCAGTTCCTCTGTTGGTTTTATCGCACGTGTTTGTGATTCCCCATTTGAAGCGAGTGTGTGAGCACCACCTAGAGCATGGTTTGCTAACCATAGACAATGTAATAGATGTTTTTCAGCTTGCATTATTATGTGATGCTCCTCGCCTTACCCTCATCTGTCACCGCATGATCCTGAAGAACTTTAAGGCTGTTGCTAATAATGAAGGGTGGAAAGCAATGAAAAAGAGCCATCCAATCCTAGAAAAAGAAATTCTTGAGTCAGTCACTGAAGCAGATACA AGGCAAAAGCAGAGGGTCAGAAGATTAAACGAGAAGAAGATCTATTTAGAACTATATGAAGCAATGGAGGCCCTTGTTCATATATGTAGAGATGGTTGCCGGACAATTGGTCCATATGACAAGATTTTGAAAGAAGACCAGGCACCGTGTAAATATGAAGCCTGTAAAGGACTGGAATTGCTGGTCAGACACTTTGCTGGTTGCAAACTCAGAGCTCCTGGTGGTTGCACACATTGCAAGAGAATGTGGCAGCTCTTGGAATTACACTCCCGTCTCTGTGCTGATTCAGATATATGCAGGGTTCCTTTATGCAG gaATTTTAAGGACAGAATCAAGAAACAGAGCAAGAAAGATGAGATGAAGTGGAGAATACTAGTGAGAAAAATCTTGAGAGCAAAGGGCATTGGGAAAGCACCATTCTTTTAA
- the LOC100854424 gene encoding cyclin-D5-1 — MENSDTSETSYSLPSLLCQENEACFGEEEQDQYMNLDPCLFSQSEDEYIQSLVKRETKSTMSSDNRSITNQSWLKRARLDSIKWVLNTRAFFGFQYRTAYLCVAYFDLFLSRRSIDNERFWATGLLSVACLSLAAKMEELRVPNLSEFPVEGYYFDNKVIRRMELMVLETLEWKMLSITPFDFIPCFINKFCGESKSKELVSRTMELLLAITREVNLMDHRPSVIAAAAVLAAFDGQLTRKTMDCKMSVISLWGSRENEHIFSCYRLLQEIEMGKSKTPKQLISPNLSLSDNSSSIDVDESSFTSAVGSKRRLIYNDCDEVCQSAKICHR, encoded by the exons ATGGAAAACTCAGACACCTCAGAGACTTCATATTCTCTCCCCAGTCTCTTGTGCCAGGAAAATGAAGCTTGCTTTGGGGAGGAAGAACAGGACCAGTATATGAACTTGGACCCATGTCTTTTCTCCCAATCAGAGGATGAATATATACAAAGTTTGGTCAAAAGAGAAACTAAAAGCACTATGTCTTCTGATAATCGCTCAATCACCAACCAAAGCTGGCTGAAACGGGCTCGCCTGGACTCCATCAAATGGGTTCTCAAT ACTAGAGCGTTCTTTGGGTTTCAGTACCGTACAGCATACCTATGTGTGGCTTATTTCGATCTCTTTCTTTCTAGGCGATCCATTGAT AACGAGAGGTTTTGGGCTACTGGACTGTTATCAGTGGCATGTTTATCATTGGCGGCCAAAATGGAAGAGCTCAGAGTACCAAACCTGTCTGAATTTCCGGTTGAAGGCTACTATTTCGATAACAAGGTGATTCGGAGAATGGAGTTGATggttttggaaactttggaatGGAAAATGCTTTCCATCACTCCTTTTGATTTTATCCCATGCTTCATCAACAAATTTTGTGGTGAATCCAAATCAAAAGAATTGGTATCTAGAACCATGGAACTCCTTCTGGCTATAACAAGAG AGGTTAACTTGATGGATCATCGGCCTTCAGTGATTGCTGCAGCTGCAGTGTTAGCTGCCTTTGATGGTCAATTAACTAGGAAAACAATGGATTGCAAGATGAGTGTGATCTCATTATGGGGTTCTCGAGAAAAT GAGCACATCTTTTCCTGTTATAGGCTTCTGCAGGAAATAGAGATGGGAAAATCCAAGACACCCAAACAACTGATATCCCCAAATTTGTCATTATCAGATAATTCCAGCTCTATTGATGTTGATGAGAGTTCTTTCACTTCTGCTGTTGGTTCTAAGAGGAGACTCATATACAATGACTGTGATGAAGTTTGCCAGTCTGCTAAAATTTGTCATCGATGA